The DNA region CTTTTTTGGCGTTGGGCTACGATGTTATTGTCCTCGCGCGTGACTTTAAAAATTTTGAGCTATCAACACATCCAAAAATTAAAACCATCGCGTTTGATTTAGTGAAAGTCGATGCCATTCCTGCGCTGATTGCCTCACTTCCAGCAATTGATATTCTTATTAACAACGCTGGCATTATGTACGCGATTCCTTATGCAAACTACAAAAACGATCAAATTAACACCATGCTTAAAATCAACCTTGAAGCACCCGTGAAGCTCATTGAAGAGGTCGCCAAAACGATGCTTGAAAAAGGTGGTCGTATTGTCAACAATACCTCGATTGCGGGACAAATTGGGCATCCTGATATTTGGTATGGTATCACAAAAGCAGGATTGATCAATGCCACCAAAAGCTTTTCAAAAATCTTTGAAGGCAAAATCATCATCAACGCCGTTGCCCCAAGCCCCGTTACAACAGATATGCTAAACACCATTCCTCAAGCACGCCAAGAAGCCTTTTTAAAATCCGTCATTTCCAAACGATTTGCCATGCCTGAAGAGATCGCCAAAACCATTGTTTGGCTCGCTACGGAGTCGCCAGAATACATCAATGGCACGGTCATTGACATTAACAACGGATCGTTTCCACGTTAAGATTTTAAAAGAAAATATCTTTCGATGTGCTACGTACTTTTAAATCAGTTATGCTTACAAAAGAGCCTTTAGCATAGGCTTCGAGGGCACAGCGTCCAATCATCGCGGCATTATCGGAGCAAAATTCCATTTTCGCGGTATGAAGTGTCGCTTTTTTAGACATGCAAAATGCTTCGAGTTCGCCACGTAAATAGAGATTTGCACTCGCTCCACCGACAACACCAAAATGTTCAACCGGACGCTCTTTATACGCTTTTTTGATCTTTTGCATGAGGTGCGCCACAGCCACACGTTGAAACGAAGCGCAAATATCGCAGATGGTCTGTTCATCCAAATTTTCCTGCGCCTCAACGCAGAGTCTTACTTGGTTTTTAAGACCCGAATAGCTAAAAGCTAGTAATGAAGTGGAGGTACCTTGCAAAGGAATCGTAAAATCAAATCGTTTGGCATTGCCTTTTTTAGCATACGCCTCGATAAGCGCACCGGCAGGATAAGGAAGTCCCAACATTTTTCCTACCTTATCAAAACTCTCTCCAAAGCTGTCATCCATCGTCGTTGCAAGTAAGGTTATTTCCTCTAAACTCTTTACATGTAAAAGCTGAGTGTGCCCACCAGAGACCAATAAAACATCCATCGGAAAACGTATTTCATCTTCGATAAAAAGGGAGCAAATATGCCCTTTGAGATGATTAATACCAAGGAGTGGAAGATGAAGCGCAACGCTGAGTGCCTTTGCCATGCTAACACCTTCTACCAAGCTGACCGAAAGTCCTGGCTCATTCGTCACGGCAATTGCTTTGAGCTCCGCAAAATAGGGC from Sulfurospirillum diekertiae includes:
- a CDS encoding SDR family NAD(P)-dependent oxidoreductase, with the protein product MQKTALVTGGNKGIGLEVTKAFLALGYDVIVLARDFKNFELSTHPKIKTIAFDLVKVDAIPALIASLPAIDILINNAGIMYAIPYANYKNDQINTMLKINLEAPVKLIEEVAKTMLEKGGRIVNNTSIAGQIGHPDIWYGITKAGLINATKSFSKIFEGKIIINAVAPSPVTTDMLNTIPQARQEAFLKSVISKRFAMPEEIAKTIVWLATESPEYINGTVIDINNGSFPR
- the tsaD gene encoding tRNA (adenosine(37)-N6)-threonylcarbamoyltransferase complex transferase subunit TsaD, with amino-acid sequence MILSIESSCDDSSIAITRLSDKKLLFHKKISQDAEHAQYGGVVPELAARLHAVTLPKILEEAKPYFAELKAIAVTNEPGLSVSLVEGVSMAKALSVALHLPLLGINHLKGHICSLFIEDEIRFPMDVLLVSGGHTQLLHVKSLEEITLLATTMDDSFGESFDKVGKMLGLPYPAGALIEAYAKKGNAKRFDFTIPLQGTSTSLLAFSYSGLKNQVRLCVEAQENLDEQTICDICASFQRVAVAHLMQKIKKAYKERPVEHFGVVGGASANLYLRGELEAFCMSKKATLHTAKMEFCSDNAAMIGRCALEAYAKGSFVSITDLKVRSTSKDIFF